GATGACGCCAGCGTCGAATCGCTGACCTCGGTCTGGCCGGGCGCCAACTTTTTCGAGCGCGAGATCTGGGACCTGTTCGGAGTGCGCTTCCTCGGACATCCCAACCTCGCCCGCATCATGATGCCGGAAGACTGGGAAGGACATCCGCTGCGCAAGGACTACCCGGTCGAAGGATATCGGTAACGCGTTTGTGATCTGTACCCGGTGATTTGAGCTGATGGCGCACCTTAGCCCGACCCCGACGATCGACGTTCAGGACAAGACGATGGTCCTGAACATGGGCCCCCAGCACCCCTCCACCCACGGTGTGCTCCGGTTGCTGCTGGAGATCGACGGCGAGAAGATCGTCAGGGTCATGCCCGACGTCGGCTACCTGCACACCGGCATCGAGAAGACCGCCGAGGCCAAGTTTTACCAGCAGGTGGTGCCGCTCACCGACCGCATCGATTACCTCTGCCCCATGACCAACAATCTCTGCTACGTGCTGGCGGTGGAGAAGTTGCTGGGGTTGGAGGTCCCCCCTCGGGCGCAGTGGATCCGGGTGATGCTGAACGAGCTCACCCGCATCAACTCGCACCTGGTCTGGCTGGGCACGCACGCCCTCGACATCGGCGCCATGTCGGTCTTCCTCTACTGCTTCCGCGAGCGCGAGGACGTGCTGCGGCTCTTCGAAGAGGTCAGCGGCCAGCGCATGATGACCTCCTACTTCCGGGTCGGCGGCCTCGCCATGGACGTTCCCATCGGCTTCTTCCAGCGGGTGAAGAAGTTCGCCGACCGCTTCCCCGAATGCGTGGACGAGTACGAAGACCTGCTGACCGCCAACCCCATCTGGTTGGAACGCACCAAGGGCGTGGCCAGGCTTACAAAAGAAGATGCCATGGCCCTGGGCGCCACCGGTCCCACGGCCCGCGCCAGCGGCGTGGATTGGGACCTGCGCCGCGACATGCCTTATTCCAGCTACGAGAAGTTCCGG
The DNA window shown above is from Terriglobales bacterium and carries:
- the nuoD gene encoding NADH dehydrogenase (quinone) subunit D, with the translated sequence MAHLSPTPTIDVQDKTMVLNMGPQHPSTHGVLRLLLEIDGEKIVRVMPDVGYLHTGIEKTAEAKFYQQVVPLTDRIDYLCPMTNNLCYVLAVEKLLGLEVPPRAQWIRVMLNELTRINSHLVWLGTHALDIGAMSVFLYCFREREDVLRLFEEVSGQRMMTSYFRVGGLAMDVPIGFFQRVKKFADRFPECVDEYEDLLTANPIWLERTKGVARLTKEDAMALGATGPTARASGVDWDLRRDMPYSSYEKFRFKVPVGQEGDVFTRYILRVQELRESNNIVQQALAGVPEGRVKADAPKIVLPDREKMKTQMEALIYHFKIVTEGFAVPAGEVYQAIESP